Proteins from a genomic interval of Quercus lobata isolate SW786 chromosome 11, ValleyOak3.0 Primary Assembly, whole genome shotgun sequence:
- the LOC115969627 gene encoding protein argonaute 16-like isoform X2: MQFFRFGFIPCYDNSVYFSLGLDLAKAKRMLKNFMIKTAHQSIEYKIIGLSDSRCKDQLFDMRVKNGDGANKGHSVAISVYDYFLQHYNIQLQYSAYMPCVDVGKPERPKYLPLELCTLIPDQCYTKALSLMQRASLAKKSRPNPQARVRTLIDAVGNQKDDPVLAEFHISIEKQLTQVEGRILETPKLKVGNNEDCIPCNGRWNFNSKKLYEPTRIERWVVVNFLTPRETFLFSQELINCGRDMGIVVYTTRLFLTGMWSRQRDHYSSKMLRL; this comes from the exons ATGCAGTTCTTTAGGTTTGGTTTTATTCCTTGCTATGATAACTCTGTTTATTTTTCACTTGGACTCGATCTAGCCAAG GCTAAGAGAATGCTGAAAAATTTCATGATTAAGACTGCGCACCAGAGCatagaatataaaataattggCCTGAGTGATTCTCGATGCAAGGACCAGTT ATTTGATATGAGAGTGAAAAATGGTGACGGTGCAAATAAAGGTCATTCCGTGGCTATCAGTGTCTATGATTATTTCCTTCAACATTATAACATACAACTTCAATATTCTGCATACATGCCATGTGTTGATGTCGGCAAGCCAGAACGGCCCAAATATTTGCCTCTGGAG CTCTGTACGCTTATTCCCGATCAATGCTACACAAAAGCATTATCTTTGATGCAGAGGGCATCATTAGCTAAAAAGTCAAGGCCGAATCCTCAGGCAAGAGTACGAACTCTGATTGAT GCTGTGGGAAACCAAAAAGATGACCCTGTGCTTGCTGAGTTTCATATTTCTATAGAGAAACAATTGACTCAGGTTGAGGGCCGCATCCTTGAGACTCCAAAG TTGAAGGTTGGTAACAACGAAGACTGCATCCCTTGTAATGGGCGATGGAATTTCAATAGCAAG AAGCTTTATGAACCTACTCGAATTGAAAGATGGGTTGTTGTCAATTTCTTGACACCCCgtgaaacttttcttttttcacaggAGCTTATCAACTGCGGAAGAGATATGGGCATTGTAGTCTACACCACGCGATTGTTTTTGA CTGGGATGTGGAGCAGACAAAGAGACCATTACTCCAGTAAGATGCTCAG ATTATAA
- the LOC115969627 gene encoding protein argonaute 16-like isoform X1 yields the protein MQFFRFGFIPCYDNSVYFSLGLDLAKAKRMLKNFMIKTAHQSIEYKIIGLSDSRCKDQLFDMRVKNGDGANKGHSVAISVYDYFLQHYNIQLQYSAYMPCVDVGKPERPKYLPLELCTLIPDQCYTKALSLMQRASLAKKSRPNPQARVRTLIDAVGNQKDDPVLAEFHISIEKQLTQVEGRILETPKLKVGNNEDCIPCNGRWNFNSKKLYEPTRIERWVVVNFLTPRETFLFSQELINCGRDMGIVVYTTRLFLSTYIYQPFSYLMISLINAAY from the exons ATGCAGTTCTTTAGGTTTGGTTTTATTCCTTGCTATGATAACTCTGTTTATTTTTCACTTGGACTCGATCTAGCCAAG GCTAAGAGAATGCTGAAAAATTTCATGATTAAGACTGCGCACCAGAGCatagaatataaaataattggCCTGAGTGATTCTCGATGCAAGGACCAGTT ATTTGATATGAGAGTGAAAAATGGTGACGGTGCAAATAAAGGTCATTCCGTGGCTATCAGTGTCTATGATTATTTCCTTCAACATTATAACATACAACTTCAATATTCTGCATACATGCCATGTGTTGATGTCGGCAAGCCAGAACGGCCCAAATATTTGCCTCTGGAG CTCTGTACGCTTATTCCCGATCAATGCTACACAAAAGCATTATCTTTGATGCAGAGGGCATCATTAGCTAAAAAGTCAAGGCCGAATCCTCAGGCAAGAGTACGAACTCTGATTGAT GCTGTGGGAAACCAAAAAGATGACCCTGTGCTTGCTGAGTTTCATATTTCTATAGAGAAACAATTGACTCAGGTTGAGGGCCGCATCCTTGAGACTCCAAAG TTGAAGGTTGGTAACAACGAAGACTGCATCCCTTGTAATGGGCGATGGAATTTCAATAGCAAG AAGCTTTATGAACCTACTCGAATTGAAAGATGGGTTGTTGTCAATTTCTTGACACCCCgtgaaacttttcttttttcacaggAGCTTATCAACTGCGGAAGAGATATGGGCATTGTAGTCTACACCACGCGATTGTTTTTGAGTACTTATATTTATCAACCTTTCTCATATTTAATGATCTCTTTAATCAATGCAGCATATTGA
- the LOC115969627 gene encoding protein argonaute 4B-like isoform X4, protein MQFFRFGFIPCYDNSVYFSLGLDLAKAKRMLKNFMIKTAHQSIEYKIIGLSDSRCKDQLFDMRVKNGDGANKGHSVAISVYDYFLQHYNIQLQYSAYMPCVDVGKPERPKYLPLELCTLIPDQCYTKALSLMQRASLAKKSRPNPQARVRTLIDAVGNQKDDPVLAEFHISIEKQLTQVEGRILETPKLKVGNNEDCIPCNGRWNFNSKELINCGRDMGIVVYTTRLFLSTYIYQPFSYLMISLINAAY, encoded by the exons ATGCAGTTCTTTAGGTTTGGTTTTATTCCTTGCTATGATAACTCTGTTTATTTTTCACTTGGACTCGATCTAGCCAAG GCTAAGAGAATGCTGAAAAATTTCATGATTAAGACTGCGCACCAGAGCatagaatataaaataattggCCTGAGTGATTCTCGATGCAAGGACCAGTT ATTTGATATGAGAGTGAAAAATGGTGACGGTGCAAATAAAGGTCATTCCGTGGCTATCAGTGTCTATGATTATTTCCTTCAACATTATAACATACAACTTCAATATTCTGCATACATGCCATGTGTTGATGTCGGCAAGCCAGAACGGCCCAAATATTTGCCTCTGGAG CTCTGTACGCTTATTCCCGATCAATGCTACACAAAAGCATTATCTTTGATGCAGAGGGCATCATTAGCTAAAAAGTCAAGGCCGAATCCTCAGGCAAGAGTACGAACTCTGATTGAT GCTGTGGGAAACCAAAAAGATGACCCTGTGCTTGCTGAGTTTCATATTTCTATAGAGAAACAATTGACTCAGGTTGAGGGCCGCATCCTTGAGACTCCAAAG TTGAAGGTTGGTAACAACGAAGACTGCATCCCTTGTAATGGGCGATGGAATTTCAATAGCAAG gAGCTTATCAACTGCGGAAGAGATATGGGCATTGTAGTCTACACCACGCGATTGTTTTTGAGTACTTATATTTATCAACCTTTCTCATATTTAATGATCTCTTTAATCAATGCAGCATATTGA
- the LOC115969627 gene encoding protein argonaute 16-like isoform X3 — protein sequence MQFFRFGFIPCYDNSVYFSLGLDLAKAKRMLKNFMIKTAHQSIEYKIIGLSDSRCKDQLFDMRVKNGDGANKGHSVAISVYDYFLQHYNIQLQYSAYMPCVDVGKPERPKYLPLELCTLIPDQCYTKALSLMQRASLAKKSRPNPQAVGNQKDDPVLAEFHISIEKQLTQVEGRILETPKLKVGNNEDCIPCNGRWNFNSKKLYEPTRIERWVVVNFLTPRETFLFSQELINCGRDMGIVVYTTRLFLSTYIYQPFSYLMISLINAAY from the exons ATGCAGTTCTTTAGGTTTGGTTTTATTCCTTGCTATGATAACTCTGTTTATTTTTCACTTGGACTCGATCTAGCCAAG GCTAAGAGAATGCTGAAAAATTTCATGATTAAGACTGCGCACCAGAGCatagaatataaaataattggCCTGAGTGATTCTCGATGCAAGGACCAGTT ATTTGATATGAGAGTGAAAAATGGTGACGGTGCAAATAAAGGTCATTCCGTGGCTATCAGTGTCTATGATTATTTCCTTCAACATTATAACATACAACTTCAATATTCTGCATACATGCCATGTGTTGATGTCGGCAAGCCAGAACGGCCCAAATATTTGCCTCTGGAG CTCTGTACGCTTATTCCCGATCAATGCTACACAAAAGCATTATCTTTGATGCAGAGGGCATCATTAGCTAAAAAGTCAAGGCCGAATCCTCAG GCTGTGGGAAACCAAAAAGATGACCCTGTGCTTGCTGAGTTTCATATTTCTATAGAGAAACAATTGACTCAGGTTGAGGGCCGCATCCTTGAGACTCCAAAG TTGAAGGTTGGTAACAACGAAGACTGCATCCCTTGTAATGGGCGATGGAATTTCAATAGCAAG AAGCTTTATGAACCTACTCGAATTGAAAGATGGGTTGTTGTCAATTTCTTGACACCCCgtgaaacttttcttttttcacaggAGCTTATCAACTGCGGAAGAGATATGGGCATTGTAGTCTACACCACGCGATTGTTTTTGAGTACTTATATTTATCAACCTTTCTCATATTTAATGATCTCTTTAATCAATGCAGCATATTGA
- the LOC115969627 gene encoding protein argonaute 16-like isoform X5 has product MLKNFMIKTAHQSIEYKIIGLSDSRCKDQLFDMRVKNGDGANKGHSVAISVYDYFLQHYNIQLQYSAYMPCVDVGKPERPKYLPLELCTLIPDQCYTKALSLMQRASLAKKSRPNPQARVRTLIDAVGNQKDDPVLAEFHISIEKQLTQVEGRILETPKLKVGNNEDCIPCNGRWNFNSKKLYEPTRIERWVVVNFLTPRETFLFSQELINCGRDMGIVVYTTRLFLSTYIYQPFSYLMISLINAAY; this is encoded by the exons ATGCTGAAAAATTTCATGATTAAGACTGCGCACCAGAGCatagaatataaaataattggCCTGAGTGATTCTCGATGCAAGGACCAGTT ATTTGATATGAGAGTGAAAAATGGTGACGGTGCAAATAAAGGTCATTCCGTGGCTATCAGTGTCTATGATTATTTCCTTCAACATTATAACATACAACTTCAATATTCTGCATACATGCCATGTGTTGATGTCGGCAAGCCAGAACGGCCCAAATATTTGCCTCTGGAG CTCTGTACGCTTATTCCCGATCAATGCTACACAAAAGCATTATCTTTGATGCAGAGGGCATCATTAGCTAAAAAGTCAAGGCCGAATCCTCAGGCAAGAGTACGAACTCTGATTGAT GCTGTGGGAAACCAAAAAGATGACCCTGTGCTTGCTGAGTTTCATATTTCTATAGAGAAACAATTGACTCAGGTTGAGGGCCGCATCCTTGAGACTCCAAAG TTGAAGGTTGGTAACAACGAAGACTGCATCCCTTGTAATGGGCGATGGAATTTCAATAGCAAG AAGCTTTATGAACCTACTCGAATTGAAAGATGGGTTGTTGTCAATTTCTTGACACCCCgtgaaacttttcttttttcacaggAGCTTATCAACTGCGGAAGAGATATGGGCATTGTAGTCTACACCACGCGATTGTTTTTGAGTACTTATATTTATCAACCTTTCTCATATTTAATGATCTCTTTAATCAATGCAGCATATTGA
- the LOC115969627 gene encoding protein argonaute 4B-like isoform X6 — MQFFRFGFIPCYDNSVYFSLGLDLAKAKRMLKNFMIKTAHQSIEYKIIGLSDSRCKDQLFDMRVKNGDGANKGHSVAISVYDYFLQHYNIQLQYSAYMPCVDVGKPERPKYLPLELCTLIPDQCYTKALSLMQRASLAKKSRPNPQARVRTLIDAVGNQKDDPVLAEFHISIEKQLTQVEGRILETPKLKVGNNEDCIPCNGRWNFNSKELINCGRDMGIVVYTTRLFLTGMWSRQRDHYSSKMLRL; from the exons ATGCAGTTCTTTAGGTTTGGTTTTATTCCTTGCTATGATAACTCTGTTTATTTTTCACTTGGACTCGATCTAGCCAAG GCTAAGAGAATGCTGAAAAATTTCATGATTAAGACTGCGCACCAGAGCatagaatataaaataattggCCTGAGTGATTCTCGATGCAAGGACCAGTT ATTTGATATGAGAGTGAAAAATGGTGACGGTGCAAATAAAGGTCATTCCGTGGCTATCAGTGTCTATGATTATTTCCTTCAACATTATAACATACAACTTCAATATTCTGCATACATGCCATGTGTTGATGTCGGCAAGCCAGAACGGCCCAAATATTTGCCTCTGGAG CTCTGTACGCTTATTCCCGATCAATGCTACACAAAAGCATTATCTTTGATGCAGAGGGCATCATTAGCTAAAAAGTCAAGGCCGAATCCTCAGGCAAGAGTACGAACTCTGATTGAT GCTGTGGGAAACCAAAAAGATGACCCTGTGCTTGCTGAGTTTCATATTTCTATAGAGAAACAATTGACTCAGGTTGAGGGCCGCATCCTTGAGACTCCAAAG TTGAAGGTTGGTAACAACGAAGACTGCATCCCTTGTAATGGGCGATGGAATTTCAATAGCAAG gAGCTTATCAACTGCGGAAGAGATATGGGCATTGTAGTCTACACCACGCGATTGTTTTTGA CTGGGATGTGGAGCAGACAAAGAGACCATTACTCCAGTAAGATGCTCAG ATTATAA
- the LOC115969627 gene encoding protein argonaute 4B-like isoform X7, translating into MQFFRFGFIPCYDNSVYFSLGLDLAKAKRMLKNFMIKTAHQSIEYKIIGLSDSRCKDQLFDMRVKNGDGANKGHSVAISVYDYFLQHYNIQLQYSAYMPCVDVGKPERPKYLPLELCTLIPDQCYTKALSLMQRASLAKKSRPNPQARVRTLIDAVGNQKDDPVLAEFHISIEKQLTQVEGRILETPKLKVGNNEDCIPCNGRWNFNSKLGCGADKETITPVRCSDYKTSLIQIPCRI; encoded by the exons ATGCAGTTCTTTAGGTTTGGTTTTATTCCTTGCTATGATAACTCTGTTTATTTTTCACTTGGACTCGATCTAGCCAAG GCTAAGAGAATGCTGAAAAATTTCATGATTAAGACTGCGCACCAGAGCatagaatataaaataattggCCTGAGTGATTCTCGATGCAAGGACCAGTT ATTTGATATGAGAGTGAAAAATGGTGACGGTGCAAATAAAGGTCATTCCGTGGCTATCAGTGTCTATGATTATTTCCTTCAACATTATAACATACAACTTCAATATTCTGCATACATGCCATGTGTTGATGTCGGCAAGCCAGAACGGCCCAAATATTTGCCTCTGGAG CTCTGTACGCTTATTCCCGATCAATGCTACACAAAAGCATTATCTTTGATGCAGAGGGCATCATTAGCTAAAAAGTCAAGGCCGAATCCTCAGGCAAGAGTACGAACTCTGATTGAT GCTGTGGGAAACCAAAAAGATGACCCTGTGCTTGCTGAGTTTCATATTTCTATAGAGAAACAATTGACTCAGGTTGAGGGCCGCATCCTTGAGACTCCAAAG TTGAAGGTTGGTAACAACGAAGACTGCATCCCTTGTAATGGGCGATGGAATTTCAATAGCAAG CTGGGATGTGGAGCAGACAAAGAGACCATTACTCCAGTAAGATGCTCAG ATTATAAGACTTCCCTTATCCAAATACCATGTCGCATATAA
- the LOC115966680 gene encoding uncharacterized protein LOC115966680 → MEFCHQGHNIKLQGLKQTDSHLIDGDQFLKTPIKKGMLVHISNPSSLEKQVALPVAVIDLLQDFSHVFDTLVGLPPLRGHEHHITLKDGVQPVCQRPYRYPFYQKNEIEKIVKELLSAGSIRNSCSPFSSPVLLVRKADGSWRMCIDYRQLNLNTIKDKFLIPVIDELLDELNGACIFSKLDLRSGYHQIRMSEEDIPKTAFRTHEGHYEFLVMPFGLTNAPSTFQSLMNQVFRPYLRRFVLVFFDDILVYSKSLVEHVSHLKTVLEVLTKEKLFAKKSKGVFACEEVEYLGHLISGEGVRTDPKKTMAMQQWPTPKDVKALRGFLGLTGYYRKFVKGYGQIAAPLTALLRKDSFAWTEEAEMAFQNLKSAMSNPPVLALPNFDKLFVVECDASGVGLRAVLMQEGRAIAFHSQALKGRSLALSTYEKELLALVTAVQRWRPYLVGNSFLLAQLKSSYATDSHVMSILEAFQTGKEGPKGFSMHNGLLLYKGRMYVGSCEALKTAILQQVHDGPWGGHSGVLKTLHRVQRDFYWPGLKSDVRKYVRKCDTCQRLKHETCHPAGLLQPLPIPERPWVAVSMDFVEGLPKSQMKEVVMVVVDRFTKFVHFIALSHPYTASKVANLYLQHVFKLHGMPTSITDGQIEVVNKSLEHYLRAFAADRPATWVEWLPLAEYWFNTNFHTSLKLTPFEVVYGYPPPRLMDYIAGTTKIEGVDAHLRTRQQLTSLLRQNLVAALDRMKLYSDRHRAERSFSVGDWVFLRLQPYKQKSLKHHQLKKLAPKFYGPFQILQKVGEVSYKLDLPPNSKIHPTFHVSCLKAKLGQHVVSIPTLPPIDMEGAVITEHVAVLQERSHQLRNRTITQVLVQWQGEGVDDATWENLYVMQQRFPHLVGKVF, encoded by the exons ATGGAATTCTGTCATCAAGGGCACAACATCAAGCTGCAAGGATTGAAGCAAACTGATTCACATCTCATTGATGGTGACCAATTTCTTAAAACCCCAATCAAAAAGGGTATGTTGGTTCATATTTCAAACCCTTCATCACTGGAGAAACAGGTTGCATTACCTGTGGCAGTAATTGATCTACTGCAAGATTTTTCTCATGTTTTTGATACTCTAGTAGGCTTGCCTCCTCTCAGGGGTCATGAACATCATATTACCCTTAAAGATGGAGTTCAACCAGTCTGCCAGAGGCCATACAGGTACCCTTTTTATCAAAAGAATGAGATAGAAAAAATAGTTAAGGAATTGTTGTCTGCTGGATCTATAAGGAATAGTTGCAGTCCCTTTTCATCTCCTGTTTTGTTGGTGAGGAAGGCAGATGGCTCTTGGCGTATGTGCATTGATTATAGGCAGCTTAACTTGAATACCATTAAGGATAAATTTCTAATACCTGTTATTGATGAATTGCTGGATGAGCTGAATGGTGCTTGCATATTTTCTAAACTTGACTTAAGGTCAGGATATCATCAGATTAGGATGAGTGAGGAAGACATTCCTAAAACAGCCTTTAGGACTCATGAGGGGCATTATGAATTTCTGGTTATGCCCTTTGGACTCACTAATGCTCCTTCAACATTCCAGTCCCTAATGAATCAAGTGTTTAGACCCTACCTTAGAAGGtttgttcttgtgttttttgATGACATTCTGGTGTATAGCAAGTCCCTGGTTGAACATGTTTCTCATCTCAAAACTGTATTGGAGGTGTTAACTAAGGAGAAGTTATTTGCAAAGAAATCCAAGGGTGTCTTTGCTTGTGAAGAGGTGGAGTACTTGGGCCACTTGATTTCTGGTGAAGGAGTAAGGACAGATCCTAAGAAAACAATGGCAATGCAACAATGGCCTACTCCAAAGGATGTTAAGGCCTTGAGGGGATTCCTTGGTCTCACAGGGTATTACAGGAAATTTGTGAAAGGGTATGGGCAGATTGCAGCACCACTGACAGCCCTTTTGAGAAAAGATTCTTTTGCTTGGACTGAAGAAGCTGAGATGGCATTCCAGAATCTCAAGTCTGCTATGTCCAATCCACCTGTCTTAGCTCTTCCAAACTTTGATAAACTATTTGTGGTGGAGTGTGATGCTTCAGGTGTTGGGTTGAGAGCTGTGTTAATGCAGGAAGGGAGAGCTATAGCATTTCACAGCCAGGCTCTTAAAGGCAGGAGTTTAGCTTTATCAACTTATGAAAAGGAACTGCTAGCCTTGGTCACTGCTGTGCAAAGGTGGAGGCCATACCTGGTTGGAAACTCTTTTCTG TTAGCTCAACTTAAATCCAGTTATGCTACTGATTCCCATGTTATGAGTATTTTGGAAGCTTTTCAAACAGGGAAGGAGGGTCCTAAGGGATTTAGTATGCACAATGGGCTGCTGTTGTACAAAGGTAGGATGTATGTGGGGTCATGTGAAGCCTTAAAAACAGCTATTCTGCAGCAGGTACATGATGGACCATGGGGGGGACATTCTGGGGTCCTTAAAACTTTGCACAGGGTTCAAAGGGACTTCTATTGGCCCGGATTGAAGTCAGATGTGAGGAAATATGTTAGGAAGTGTGACACTTGTCAAAGACTCAAGCATGAAACATGTCATCCAGCAGGTCTACTACAGCCCTTGCCTATCCCAGAGAGACCTTGGGTGGCTGTGAGCATGGATTTTGTTGAAGGCTTGCCAAAATCTCAGATGAAGGAAGTGGTGATGGTAGTGGTGGACAGGTTCACAAAGTTTGTTCACTTCATAGCCTTGTCACATCCCTACACTGCTTCTAAAGTGGCAAACTTGTATCTGCAACATGTGTTTAAATTGCATGGGATGCCTACTTCAATT ACAGATGGCCAAATAGAGGTTGTGAACAAGAGTCTTGAACACTATCTGAGAGCTTTTGCAGCTGACAGACCAGCCACTTGGGTGGAGTGGTTGCCACTTGCTGAGTATTGGTTTAATACCAACTTCCACACCTCACTCAAGCTCACTCCTTTTGAAGTAGTGTATGGCTATCCTCCTCCACGATTGATGGACTACATTGCTGGTACAACAAAGATTGAAGGAGTGGATGCTCATTTGAGGACTAGACAGCAATTGACCTCTTTACTAAGGCAGAATTTGGTAGCAGCACTAGACAGAATGAAGCTATATTCTGACAGGCATAGGGCTGAGAGAAGCTTCTCTGTGGGGGATTGGGTGTTCCTAAGACTCCAACCTTACAAACAGAAGTCCCTTAAGCACCATCAGTTGAAGAAATTAGCTCCTAAGTTCTATGGACCATTCCAGATTTTGCAGAAGGTTGGAGAGGTGTCATATAAATTGGATTTAcctccaaattctaaaattcatCCCACCTTCCATGTATCTTGCTTGAAAGCTAAGTTGGGTCAACATGTGGTCTCAATTCCCACTCTACCACCTATTGATATGGAAGGGGCAGTCATCACAGAGCATGTAGCTGTGCTTCAGGAAAGGTCACACCAGCTTCGAAATAGGACCATCACTCAAGTCCTAGTTCAGTGGCAAGGAGAAGGTGTTGATGATGCTACTTGGGAGAATTTATATGTGATGCAGCAGAGGTTCcctcaccttgtgggcaaggtctTTTAA